One Nicotiana tomentosiformis chromosome 4, ASM39032v3, whole genome shotgun sequence genomic window carries:
- the LOC104089660 gene encoding lysine histidine transporter-like 8 produces MEERPETELISIPATPRASTPEILTPSGQRSPRGGHTSTGASNKDAKSWTPTSFISPRFLSPIGTPMKRVLVNMKGYLEEVGHLTKLNPQDAWLPITESRNGNAHYAAFHNLNAGIGFQALVLPVAFSFLGWSWGIISLTIAYFWQLYTLWILVQLHEAVPGKRYNRYVELAQAAFGERLGVWLALFPTVYLSAGTATALILVGGETMKLFFQIVCGPLCSSNPLTTVEWYLVFTSLCIVLSQLPNLNSIAGLSLVGAVTAITYATMAWVLSVSQPRPPSISYEPISLPSYTASLFSVLNAMGIIAFTFRGHNLVLEIQATMPSTFKHPAHVPMWKGAKVAYFFIAMCLFPIAIGGFWAYGNLMPSGGMLSALYAFHIHDIPRGLLAMTFLLVVFNCLSSFQIYSMPAFDSFEAGYTSRTNRPCSIWVRSGFRIFFGFVSFFIGVALPFLSSLAGLLGGLTLPVTFAYPCFMWVLIKKPTKYSFNWYFNWILGWLGVAFSLAFSIGGIWSMVNNGLKLRFFKPS; encoded by the exons ATGGAGGAAAGACCTGAGACTGAACTCATTTCAATACCAGCAACGCCACGTGCATCAACGCCTGAGATTCTAACGCCGTCAGGTCAAAGATCACCTAGGGGAGGACATACATCAACTGGAGCTTCTAATAAAGATGCTAAATCATGGACACCAACTTCATTTATTTCGCCTAGATTCTTGAGCCCTATTGGTACTCCAATGAAAAGGGTGTTGGTTAATATGAAAGGCTATTTGGAAGAAGTTGGTCATTTGACTAAGCTTAATCCTCAAGATGCTTGGCTTCCTATTACTGAGTCTCGTAATGGGAATGCTCACTATGCTGCTTTTCATAATCTCAATGCTGGTATTGGGTTTCAAGCTTTGGTCTTGCCTGTTGCTTTCTCCTTTCTTGGATG GAGttggggaataatttccttaactatAGCTTATTTCTGGCAACTCTATACTTTATGGATCTTGGTTCAGCTGCATGAAGCAGTTCCTGGGAAGAGATACAACAGATACGTGGAACTAGCGCAAGCAGCATTTG GTGAAAGACTGGGTGTTTGGCTTGCTCTCTTCCCTACTGTTTACCTATCTGCAGGGACTGCGACAGCTTTGATTCTCGTAGGAGGTGAAACcatgaagttgttctttcaaattGTTTGCGGTCCGCTCTGTTCATCAAACCCTTTAACAACTGTAGAGTGGTATCTGGTTTTCACTTCCCTCTGCATTGTTCTATCCCAACTCCCAAACCTGAACTCCATTGCTGGGCTCTCCCTCGTTGGAGCAGTGACAGCCATCACATATGCCACTATGGCATGGGTCCTCTCTGTAAGCCAACCAAGACCACCTTCGATTTCATATGAACCCATTTCATTGCCTTCCTACACAGCTTCTCTCTTTTCTGTCCTGAACGCCATGGGTATTATAGCATTTACTTTTAGAGGGCACAATTTAGTTCTTGAAATTCAG GCAACAATGCCGTCAACTTTCAAGCACCCAGCTCATGTGCCAATGTGGAAGGGAGCAAAAGTTGCGTATTTCTTCATAGCCATGTGCCTGTTCCCTATTGCCATTGGAGGCTTCTGGGCTTATGGAAACCTT ATGCCATCGGGAGGAATGTTAAGTGCTCTATACGCCTTTCACATTCATGATATTCCGAGAGGACTTCTTGCCATGACATTTCTCTTAGTCGTATTCAACTGTTTAAGTAGCTTCCAGATATACTCAATGCCAGCATTCGACAGTTTTGAAGCAGGCTACACCAGCCGTACCAACCGACCATGCTCAATATGGGTCCGTTCCGGTTTCAGAATATTTTTTGGATTCGTTTCGTTCTTTATTGGAGTGGCGCTTCCGTTCCTGTCAAGTCTTGCAGGGTTGTTAGGAGGGCTTACACTTCCGGTAACATTTGCTTATCCTTGCTTCATGTGGGTTCTAATAAAGAAGCCTACAAAGTACAGCTTTAACTGGTATTTCAACTGGATCCTTGGATGGTTAGGAGTTGCTTTTAGCTTGGCTTTTTCTATTGGAGGAATTTGGAGTATGGTCAATAATGGACTTAAACTCAGGTTCTTTAAGCCCAGCTAA